The following proteins are encoded in a genomic region of Brachypodium distachyon strain Bd21 chromosome 1, Brachypodium_distachyon_v3.0, whole genome shotgun sequence:
- the LOC100846273 gene encoding serine/threonine-protein kinase Nek2 isoform X2: MSYSFSSEKLPSTRAMDRYEVLEQIGKGAFGSALLVRHKVEKKKYVLKKIRLARQTDRTRRSAHQEMQLIAKVRNPFIVEYKDSWVEKGCHICIVIGYCEEGDMAEAIKRANGTHFSEEKVCKWLVQLLIALDYLHANHILHRDVKCSNIFLTRNQSIRLGDFGLAKILTAGDLASSVVGTPSYMCPELLADIPYGAKSDIWSLGCSIYEMTALRAAFRAFDMQALINKITKSNVSPLPTIYSSPLFIPSCSRGLVKSMLRKSPDHRPSAAELLKHPYLQPYVLQIHLKSSPARNIFPPNHFRSYEVKKMTIPTESVWRSNGRRNSLGNERIVTISKPCPVRNSISSFRSVKSYTTTQSVKELSVDDSHVEEMSSKNLTTKTSSIMKTPQSTTVKTITTQLEPPKGSYNRTESREFLSRKPVSRSSRRAGRVSLPLPMYETPGHNTRMLNRLNSPDVSVNSPRIDRMAEFPLASSDEPLFKICKPSSALGSPPATPQFVNQSVTEKCTVGDSRSDSSHHGATTTSSRGSSESRERQFDMSSYQQRAEALVGVLEFSAQLLQQERYEELGILLKPFGPENVSPRETAIWLAKSFKETGL; the protein is encoded by the exons ATGTCTTATAGTTTCTCTTCAGAAAAACTGCCAAGTACCAGAGCCATGGATCGATATGAGGTATTGGAACAGATCGGCAAAGGAGCATTTGGTTCTGCTCTGCTTGTCAGACACAaagtggagaagaagaa GTATGTGTTGAAAAAGATCCGGCTTGCCAGGCAAACAGACCGCACTCGCCGGTCTGCCCACCAGGAG ATGCAGCTCATTGCAAAAGTGAGGAATCCATTCATTGTGGAGTACAAGGATTCATGGGTGGAGAAG GGCTGTCACATTTGCATCGTTATTGGGTACTGTGAGGAAGGAGACAT GGCTGAAGCTATTAAAAGAGCTAATGGCACCCATTTCTCTGAAGAG AAGGTTTGCAAGTGGCTCGTGCAGCTTCTGATCGCCCTTGACTATTTGCATGCAAATCACATTCTTCACCGTGATGTGAAG TGCTCcaatatttttcttacaaGGAATCAAAGTATAAGACTTG GTGACTTTGGGCTTGCAAAAATATTGACTGCTGGTGATCTGGCATCCTCT GTGGTAGGGACACCAAGTTATATGTGCCCAGAACTTCTTGCTGATATACCTTATGGTGCAAAATCTGATATTTGGTCACTAG GATGTAGTATATATGAAATGACTGCTCTCAGAGCTGCATTTAGAGCTTTT GATATGCAAGCTCTTATCAATAAGATCACCAAGTCAAATGTATCACCATTGCCAACAATATATTCCAGTCCATT GTTTATTCCCTCATGCAGTAGGGGGCTTGTTAAGAGCATGCTACGAAAAAGTCCAGATCACAGGCCAAGT GCAGCTGAGTTACTCAAGCATCCGTATCTCCAACCTTATGTGCTTCAAATCCATTTGAAATCTTCTCCTGCTCGCAATATATTCCCACCAAACCACTTTCGAAGTTATGAGGTTAAGAAAATGACTATTCCCACTGAGTCTGTGTGGAGAAGCAATGGCAGGAGGAACTCTTTGGGCAATGAGAGGATTGTCACCATCAGCAAACCTTGTCCTGTCAGGAATTCTATCAGCTCCTTTCGCAGTGTCAAGAGTTACACAACTACCCAGAGTGTCAAGGAGTTATCTGTTGATGACAGTCATGTTGAGGAGATGAGTAGTAAAAACTTAACCACGAAGACCTCAAGTATCATGAAGACTCCCCAGAGTACTACAGTCAAGACAATAACAACTCAGCTGGAACCTCCAAAAGGATCTTACAACAGAACTGAATCGAGAGAG TTCCTTTCAAGAAAACCGGTCAGCAGAAGTTCTCGTCGGGCCGGCAGGGTATCCCTTCCATTGCCAATGTACGAAACACCCGGCCACAACACTAGGATGCTGAATCGACTAAATTCCCCTGACGTCTCAGTGAATTCACCTCGAATTGACAGAATGGCTGAATTCCCACTGGCTTCATCTGATGAGCCATTGTTCAAAATCTGCAAACCGTCTTCTGCTCTTGGCTCGCCCCCTGCCACACCACAGTTCGTCAACCAGTCAGTTACCGAGAAGTGCACTGTAGGAGACAGCCGGAGCGACTCTTCACACCATGGTGCCACCACTACCTCAAGCAGGGGCTCCTCGGAGTCCAGGGAGCGGCAGTTTGACATGTCGTCGTACCAGCAGCGTGCCGAGGCCCTGGTGGGCGTACTTGAGTTTAGCGCACAGCTGTTGCAGCAGGAGAGATACGAGGAGCTGGGGATCTTGCTGAAGCCTTTTGGCCCAGAGAATGTGTCCCCCAGGGAGACAGCCATCTGGCTCGCCAAGAGCTTCAAGGAGACAGGGTTGTAG
- the LOC100846273 gene encoding serine/threonine-protein kinase Nek2 isoform X1, producing the protein MSYSFSSEKLPSTRAMDRYEVLEQIGKGAFGSALLVRHKVEKKKYVLKKIRLARQTDRTRRSAHQEMQLIAKVRNPFIVEYKDSWVEKGCHICIVIGYCEEGDMAEAIKRANGTHFSEEKVCKWLVQLLIALDYLHANHILHRDVKCSNIFLTRNQSIRLGDFGLAKILTAGDLASSVVGTPSYMCPELLADIPYGAKSDIWSLGCSIYEMTALRAAFRAFDMQALINKITKSNVSPLPTIYSSPFRGLVKSMLRKSPDHRPSAAELLKHPYLQPYVLQIHLKSSPARNIFPPNHFRSYEVKKMTIPTESVWRSNGRRNSLGNERIVTISKPCPVRNSISSFRSVKSYTTTQSVKELSVDDSHVEEMSSKNLTTKTSSIMKTPQSTTVKTITTQLEPPKGSYNRTESREFLSRKPVSRSSRRAGRVSLPLPMYETPGHNTRMLNRLNSPDVSVNSPRIDRMAEFPLASSDEPLFKICKPSSALGSPPATPQFVNQSVTEKCTVGDSRSDSSHHGATTTSSRGSSESRERQFDMSSYQQRAEALVGVLEFSAQLLQQERYEELGILLKPFGPENVSPRETAIWLAKSFKETGL; encoded by the exons ATGTCTTATAGTTTCTCTTCAGAAAAACTGCCAAGTACCAGAGCCATGGATCGATATGAGGTATTGGAACAGATCGGCAAAGGAGCATTTGGTTCTGCTCTGCTTGTCAGACACAaagtggagaagaagaa GTATGTGTTGAAAAAGATCCGGCTTGCCAGGCAAACAGACCGCACTCGCCGGTCTGCCCACCAGGAG ATGCAGCTCATTGCAAAAGTGAGGAATCCATTCATTGTGGAGTACAAGGATTCATGGGTGGAGAAG GGCTGTCACATTTGCATCGTTATTGGGTACTGTGAGGAAGGAGACAT GGCTGAAGCTATTAAAAGAGCTAATGGCACCCATTTCTCTGAAGAG AAGGTTTGCAAGTGGCTCGTGCAGCTTCTGATCGCCCTTGACTATTTGCATGCAAATCACATTCTTCACCGTGATGTGAAG TGCTCcaatatttttcttacaaGGAATCAAAGTATAAGACTTG GTGACTTTGGGCTTGCAAAAATATTGACTGCTGGTGATCTGGCATCCTCT GTGGTAGGGACACCAAGTTATATGTGCCCAGAACTTCTTGCTGATATACCTTATGGTGCAAAATCTGATATTTGGTCACTAG GATGTAGTATATATGAAATGACTGCTCTCAGAGCTGCATTTAGAGCTTTT GATATGCAAGCTCTTATCAATAAGATCACCAAGTCAAATGTATCACCATTGCCAACAATATATTCCAGTCCATT TAGGGGGCTTGTTAAGAGCATGCTACGAAAAAGTCCAGATCACAGGCCAAGT GCAGCTGAGTTACTCAAGCATCCGTATCTCCAACCTTATGTGCTTCAAATCCATTTGAAATCTTCTCCTGCTCGCAATATATTCCCACCAAACCACTTTCGAAGTTATGAGGTTAAGAAAATGACTATTCCCACTGAGTCTGTGTGGAGAAGCAATGGCAGGAGGAACTCTTTGGGCAATGAGAGGATTGTCACCATCAGCAAACCTTGTCCTGTCAGGAATTCTATCAGCTCCTTTCGCAGTGTCAAGAGTTACACAACTACCCAGAGTGTCAAGGAGTTATCTGTTGATGACAGTCATGTTGAGGAGATGAGTAGTAAAAACTTAACCACGAAGACCTCAAGTATCATGAAGACTCCCCAGAGTACTACAGTCAAGACAATAACAACTCAGCTGGAACCTCCAAAAGGATCTTACAACAGAACTGAATCGAGAGAG TTCCTTTCAAGAAAACCGGTCAGCAGAAGTTCTCGTCGGGCCGGCAGGGTATCCCTTCCATTGCCAATGTACGAAACACCCGGCCACAACACTAGGATGCTGAATCGACTAAATTCCCCTGACGTCTCAGTGAATTCACCTCGAATTGACAGAATGGCTGAATTCCCACTGGCTTCATCTGATGAGCCATTGTTCAAAATCTGCAAACCGTCTTCTGCTCTTGGCTCGCCCCCTGCCACACCACAGTTCGTCAACCAGTCAGTTACCGAGAAGTGCACTGTAGGAGACAGCCGGAGCGACTCTTCACACCATGGTGCCACCACTACCTCAAGCAGGGGCTCCTCGGAGTCCAGGGAGCGGCAGTTTGACATGTCGTCGTACCAGCAGCGTGCCGAGGCCCTGGTGGGCGTACTTGAGTTTAGCGCACAGCTGTTGCAGCAGGAGAGATACGAGGAGCTGGGGATCTTGCTGAAGCCTTTTGGCCCAGAGAATGTGTCCCCCAGGGAGACAGCCATCTGGCTCGCCAAGAGCTTCAAGGAGACAGGGTTGTAG
- the LOC100846273 gene encoding serine/threonine-protein kinase Nek1 isoform X4 yields the protein MSYSFSSEKLPSTRAMDRYEVLEQIGKGAFGSALLVRHKVEKKKYVLKKIRLARQTDRTRRSAHQEMQLIAKVRNPFIVEYKDSWVEKGCHICIVIGYCEEGDMAEAIKRANGTHFSEEKVCKWLVQLLIALDYLHANHILHRDVKCSNIFLTRNQSIRLGDFGLAKILTAGDLASSVVGTPSYMCPELLADIPYGAKSDIWSLGCSIYEMTALRAAFRAFAAELLKHPYLQPYVLQIHLKSSPARNIFPPNHFRSYEVKKMTIPTESVWRSNGRRNSLGNERIVTISKPCPVRNSISSFRSVKSYTTTQSVKELSVDDSHVEEMSSKNLTTKTSSIMKTPQSTTVKTITTQLEPPKGSYNRTESREFLSRKPVSRSSRRAGRVSLPLPMYETPGHNTRMLNRLNSPDVSVNSPRIDRMAEFPLASSDEPLFKICKPSSALGSPPATPQFVNQSVTEKCTVGDSRSDSSHHGATTTSSRGSSESRERQFDMSSYQQRAEALVGVLEFSAQLLQQERYEELGILLKPFGPENVSPRETAIWLAKSFKETGL from the exons ATGTCTTATAGTTTCTCTTCAGAAAAACTGCCAAGTACCAGAGCCATGGATCGATATGAGGTATTGGAACAGATCGGCAAAGGAGCATTTGGTTCTGCTCTGCTTGTCAGACACAaagtggagaagaagaa GTATGTGTTGAAAAAGATCCGGCTTGCCAGGCAAACAGACCGCACTCGCCGGTCTGCCCACCAGGAG ATGCAGCTCATTGCAAAAGTGAGGAATCCATTCATTGTGGAGTACAAGGATTCATGGGTGGAGAAG GGCTGTCACATTTGCATCGTTATTGGGTACTGTGAGGAAGGAGACAT GGCTGAAGCTATTAAAAGAGCTAATGGCACCCATTTCTCTGAAGAG AAGGTTTGCAAGTGGCTCGTGCAGCTTCTGATCGCCCTTGACTATTTGCATGCAAATCACATTCTTCACCGTGATGTGAAG TGCTCcaatatttttcttacaaGGAATCAAAGTATAAGACTTG GTGACTTTGGGCTTGCAAAAATATTGACTGCTGGTGATCTGGCATCCTCT GTGGTAGGGACACCAAGTTATATGTGCCCAGAACTTCTTGCTGATATACCTTATGGTGCAAAATCTGATATTTGGTCACTAG GATGTAGTATATATGAAATGACTGCTCTCAGAGCTGCATTTAGAGCTTTT GCAGCTGAGTTACTCAAGCATCCGTATCTCCAACCTTATGTGCTTCAAATCCATTTGAAATCTTCTCCTGCTCGCAATATATTCCCACCAAACCACTTTCGAAGTTATGAGGTTAAGAAAATGACTATTCCCACTGAGTCTGTGTGGAGAAGCAATGGCAGGAGGAACTCTTTGGGCAATGAGAGGATTGTCACCATCAGCAAACCTTGTCCTGTCAGGAATTCTATCAGCTCCTTTCGCAGTGTCAAGAGTTACACAACTACCCAGAGTGTCAAGGAGTTATCTGTTGATGACAGTCATGTTGAGGAGATGAGTAGTAAAAACTTAACCACGAAGACCTCAAGTATCATGAAGACTCCCCAGAGTACTACAGTCAAGACAATAACAACTCAGCTGGAACCTCCAAAAGGATCTTACAACAGAACTGAATCGAGAGAG TTCCTTTCAAGAAAACCGGTCAGCAGAAGTTCTCGTCGGGCCGGCAGGGTATCCCTTCCATTGCCAATGTACGAAACACCCGGCCACAACACTAGGATGCTGAATCGACTAAATTCCCCTGACGTCTCAGTGAATTCACCTCGAATTGACAGAATGGCTGAATTCCCACTGGCTTCATCTGATGAGCCATTGTTCAAAATCTGCAAACCGTCTTCTGCTCTTGGCTCGCCCCCTGCCACACCACAGTTCGTCAACCAGTCAGTTACCGAGAAGTGCACTGTAGGAGACAGCCGGAGCGACTCTTCACACCATGGTGCCACCACTACCTCAAGCAGGGGCTCCTCGGAGTCCAGGGAGCGGCAGTTTGACATGTCGTCGTACCAGCAGCGTGCCGAGGCCCTGGTGGGCGTACTTGAGTTTAGCGCACAGCTGTTGCAGCAGGAGAGATACGAGGAGCTGGGGATCTTGCTGAAGCCTTTTGGCCCAGAGAATGTGTCCCCCAGGGAGACAGCCATCTGGCTCGCCAAGAGCTTCAAGGAGACAGGGTTGTAG
- the LOC100846273 gene encoding serine/threonine-protein kinase Nek1 isoform X3, which yields MDRYEVLEQIGKGAFGSALLVRHKVEKKKYVLKKIRLARQTDRTRRSAHQEMQLIAKVRNPFIVEYKDSWVEKGCHICIVIGYCEEGDMAEAIKRANGTHFSEEKVCKWLVQLLIALDYLHANHILHRDVKCSNIFLTRNQSIRLGDFGLAKILTAGDLASSVVGTPSYMCPELLADIPYGAKSDIWSLGCSIYEMTALRAAFRAFDMQALINKITKSNVSPLPTIYSSPLFIPSCSRGLVKSMLRKSPDHRPSAAELLKHPYLQPYVLQIHLKSSPARNIFPPNHFRSYEVKKMTIPTESVWRSNGRRNSLGNERIVTISKPCPVRNSISSFRSVKSYTTTQSVKELSVDDSHVEEMSSKNLTTKTSSIMKTPQSTTVKTITTQLEPPKGSYNRTESREFLSRKPVSRSSRRAGRVSLPLPMYETPGHNTRMLNRLNSPDVSVNSPRIDRMAEFPLASSDEPLFKICKPSSALGSPPATPQFVNQSVTEKCTVGDSRSDSSHHGATTTSSRGSSESRERQFDMSSYQQRAEALVGVLEFSAQLLQQERYEELGILLKPFGPENVSPRETAIWLAKSFKETGL from the exons ATGGATCGATATGAGGTATTGGAACAGATCGGCAAAGGAGCATTTGGTTCTGCTCTGCTTGTCAGACACAaagtggagaagaagaa GTATGTGTTGAAAAAGATCCGGCTTGCCAGGCAAACAGACCGCACTCGCCGGTCTGCCCACCAGGAG ATGCAGCTCATTGCAAAAGTGAGGAATCCATTCATTGTGGAGTACAAGGATTCATGGGTGGAGAAG GGCTGTCACATTTGCATCGTTATTGGGTACTGTGAGGAAGGAGACAT GGCTGAAGCTATTAAAAGAGCTAATGGCACCCATTTCTCTGAAGAG AAGGTTTGCAAGTGGCTCGTGCAGCTTCTGATCGCCCTTGACTATTTGCATGCAAATCACATTCTTCACCGTGATGTGAAG TGCTCcaatatttttcttacaaGGAATCAAAGTATAAGACTTG GTGACTTTGGGCTTGCAAAAATATTGACTGCTGGTGATCTGGCATCCTCT GTGGTAGGGACACCAAGTTATATGTGCCCAGAACTTCTTGCTGATATACCTTATGGTGCAAAATCTGATATTTGGTCACTAG GATGTAGTATATATGAAATGACTGCTCTCAGAGCTGCATTTAGAGCTTTT GATATGCAAGCTCTTATCAATAAGATCACCAAGTCAAATGTATCACCATTGCCAACAATATATTCCAGTCCATT GTTTATTCCCTCATGCAGTAGGGGGCTTGTTAAGAGCATGCTACGAAAAAGTCCAGATCACAGGCCAAGT GCAGCTGAGTTACTCAAGCATCCGTATCTCCAACCTTATGTGCTTCAAATCCATTTGAAATCTTCTCCTGCTCGCAATATATTCCCACCAAACCACTTTCGAAGTTATGAGGTTAAGAAAATGACTATTCCCACTGAGTCTGTGTGGAGAAGCAATGGCAGGAGGAACTCTTTGGGCAATGAGAGGATTGTCACCATCAGCAAACCTTGTCCTGTCAGGAATTCTATCAGCTCCTTTCGCAGTGTCAAGAGTTACACAACTACCCAGAGTGTCAAGGAGTTATCTGTTGATGACAGTCATGTTGAGGAGATGAGTAGTAAAAACTTAACCACGAAGACCTCAAGTATCATGAAGACTCCCCAGAGTACTACAGTCAAGACAATAACAACTCAGCTGGAACCTCCAAAAGGATCTTACAACAGAACTGAATCGAGAGAG TTCCTTTCAAGAAAACCGGTCAGCAGAAGTTCTCGTCGGGCCGGCAGGGTATCCCTTCCATTGCCAATGTACGAAACACCCGGCCACAACACTAGGATGCTGAATCGACTAAATTCCCCTGACGTCTCAGTGAATTCACCTCGAATTGACAGAATGGCTGAATTCCCACTGGCTTCATCTGATGAGCCATTGTTCAAAATCTGCAAACCGTCTTCTGCTCTTGGCTCGCCCCCTGCCACACCACAGTTCGTCAACCAGTCAGTTACCGAGAAGTGCACTGTAGGAGACAGCCGGAGCGACTCTTCACACCATGGTGCCACCACTACCTCAAGCAGGGGCTCCTCGGAGTCCAGGGAGCGGCAGTTTGACATGTCGTCGTACCAGCAGCGTGCCGAGGCCCTGGTGGGCGTACTTGAGTTTAGCGCACAGCTGTTGCAGCAGGAGAGATACGAGGAGCTGGGGATCTTGCTGAAGCCTTTTGGCCCAGAGAATGTGTCCCCCAGGGAGACAGCCATCTGGCTCGCCAAGAGCTTCAAGGAGACAGGGTTGTAG
- the LOC100846273 gene encoding serine/threonine-protein kinase Nek1 isoform X5, which produces MQLIAKVRNPFIVEYKDSWVEKGCHICIVIGYCEEGDMAEAIKRANGTHFSEEKVCKWLVQLLIALDYLHANHILHRDVKCSNIFLTRNQSIRLGDFGLAKILTAGDLASSVVGTPSYMCPELLADIPYGAKSDIWSLGCSIYEMTALRAAFRAFDMQALINKITKSNVSPLPTIYSSPLFIPSCSRGLVKSMLRKSPDHRPSAAELLKHPYLQPYVLQIHLKSSPARNIFPPNHFRSYEVKKMTIPTESVWRSNGRRNSLGNERIVTISKPCPVRNSISSFRSVKSYTTTQSVKELSVDDSHVEEMSSKNLTTKTSSIMKTPQSTTVKTITTQLEPPKGSYNRTESREFLSRKPVSRSSRRAGRVSLPLPMYETPGHNTRMLNRLNSPDVSVNSPRIDRMAEFPLASSDEPLFKICKPSSALGSPPATPQFVNQSVTEKCTVGDSRSDSSHHGATTTSSRGSSESRERQFDMSSYQQRAEALVGVLEFSAQLLQQERYEELGILLKPFGPENVSPRETAIWLAKSFKETGL; this is translated from the exons ATGCAGCTCATTGCAAAAGTGAGGAATCCATTCATTGTGGAGTACAAGGATTCATGGGTGGAGAAG GGCTGTCACATTTGCATCGTTATTGGGTACTGTGAGGAAGGAGACAT GGCTGAAGCTATTAAAAGAGCTAATGGCACCCATTTCTCTGAAGAG AAGGTTTGCAAGTGGCTCGTGCAGCTTCTGATCGCCCTTGACTATTTGCATGCAAATCACATTCTTCACCGTGATGTGAAG TGCTCcaatatttttcttacaaGGAATCAAAGTATAAGACTTG GTGACTTTGGGCTTGCAAAAATATTGACTGCTGGTGATCTGGCATCCTCT GTGGTAGGGACACCAAGTTATATGTGCCCAGAACTTCTTGCTGATATACCTTATGGTGCAAAATCTGATATTTGGTCACTAG GATGTAGTATATATGAAATGACTGCTCTCAGAGCTGCATTTAGAGCTTTT GATATGCAAGCTCTTATCAATAAGATCACCAAGTCAAATGTATCACCATTGCCAACAATATATTCCAGTCCATT GTTTATTCCCTCATGCAGTAGGGGGCTTGTTAAGAGCATGCTACGAAAAAGTCCAGATCACAGGCCAAGT GCAGCTGAGTTACTCAAGCATCCGTATCTCCAACCTTATGTGCTTCAAATCCATTTGAAATCTTCTCCTGCTCGCAATATATTCCCACCAAACCACTTTCGAAGTTATGAGGTTAAGAAAATGACTATTCCCACTGAGTCTGTGTGGAGAAGCAATGGCAGGAGGAACTCTTTGGGCAATGAGAGGATTGTCACCATCAGCAAACCTTGTCCTGTCAGGAATTCTATCAGCTCCTTTCGCAGTGTCAAGAGTTACACAACTACCCAGAGTGTCAAGGAGTTATCTGTTGATGACAGTCATGTTGAGGAGATGAGTAGTAAAAACTTAACCACGAAGACCTCAAGTATCATGAAGACTCCCCAGAGTACTACAGTCAAGACAATAACAACTCAGCTGGAACCTCCAAAAGGATCTTACAACAGAACTGAATCGAGAGAG TTCCTTTCAAGAAAACCGGTCAGCAGAAGTTCTCGTCGGGCCGGCAGGGTATCCCTTCCATTGCCAATGTACGAAACACCCGGCCACAACACTAGGATGCTGAATCGACTAAATTCCCCTGACGTCTCAGTGAATTCACCTCGAATTGACAGAATGGCTGAATTCCCACTGGCTTCATCTGATGAGCCATTGTTCAAAATCTGCAAACCGTCTTCTGCTCTTGGCTCGCCCCCTGCCACACCACAGTTCGTCAACCAGTCAGTTACCGAGAAGTGCACTGTAGGAGACAGCCGGAGCGACTCTTCACACCATGGTGCCACCACTACCTCAAGCAGGGGCTCCTCGGAGTCCAGGGAGCGGCAGTTTGACATGTCGTCGTACCAGCAGCGTGCCGAGGCCCTGGTGGGCGTACTTGAGTTTAGCGCACAGCTGTTGCAGCAGGAGAGATACGAGGAGCTGGGGATCTTGCTGAAGCCTTTTGGCCCAGAGAATGTGTCCCCCAGGGAGACAGCCATCTGGCTCGCCAAGAGCTTCAAGGAGACAGGGTTGTAG